In a single window of the Streptomyces sp. NBC_00353 genome:
- a CDS encoding mannose-1-phosphate guanyltransferase, whose product MKAVVMAGGEGTRLRPMTSSMPKPLLPVANRPIMEHVLRLLKRHGLNETVVTVQFLASLVKNYFGDGEELGMELTYANEEKPLGTAGSVKNAEEALKDDTFLVISGDALTDFDLTDLIAFHKEKGGLVTVCLTRVPNPLEFGITIVDEGGQVERFLEKPTWGQVFSDTVNTGIYVMEPEVFDYVEADVSVDWSGDVFPQLMKEGKPIYGYVAEGYWEDVGTHESYVKAQADVLERKVDVEIDGFEISPGVWVAEGAEVHPDAVLRGPVYIGDYAKIEAGAELREHTVVGSNVVVKTGAFLHRAVIHDNVYIGQHCNLRGCVVGKNTDIMRAARIEDGAVIGDECLVGEESIIQGNVRVYPFKTIEAGAFVNTSVIWESRGQAHLFGARGVSGILNVEITPELAVRLAGAYATTLKKGSTVTTARDHSRGARALKRAVISALQASAIDVRDLENVPLPVARQQTARGSAGGIMIRTSPGVPDSVDIMFFDERGADLSQARQRKLDRVYARQEYRRAFPGEIGDLHFPSSVFDSYTGSLLRNVDTTGIAAAGLKVVVDASNGSAGLVLPSLLGRLGVDALTINPGLDESRPTESADTRRSGLVRLGEIVSSARAAFGVRFDPVGERLSLVDERGRIVEDDRALLVLLDLVAAERRSGRVALPVTTTRVAEQVAAYHGTQVEWTTTSPDDLTRVGRQEGTIFGGDGRGGFIVPEFSSVFDGSAAFVRLIGLVARTQLTLSQIDARIPRAHVLRRDLATPWAVKGLVMRRVVEAAGDRDVDTTDGVRVVEADGRWVMVLPDPAEAVTHLWAEGPDDASAQALLDEWSTVVDSAGH is encoded by the coding sequence ATGAAGGCCGTTGTGATGGCTGGTGGTGAAGGCACCCGCCTTCGCCCCATGACCTCGAGCATGCCCAAGCCTCTCCTGCCTGTCGCCAATCGGCCGATCATGGAGCATGTGCTGCGGCTGCTCAAGCGGCATGGGCTCAATGAGACCGTCGTGACCGTCCAGTTTCTCGCCTCTCTCGTCAAGAACTACTTCGGAGACGGCGAAGAGCTCGGGATGGAGCTCACTTATGCCAACGAGGAGAAACCTCTCGGTACCGCGGGGAGCGTGAAGAACGCCGAAGAGGCGTTGAAGGACGACACCTTCCTCGTCATTTCCGGTGATGCGCTCACCGACTTCGACCTCACCGATCTCATCGCCTTCCACAAGGAAAAGGGCGGGCTCGTCACGGTGTGTCTGACCCGGGTTCCGAATCCCCTGGAATTCGGAATCACGATTGTCGACGAGGGTGGCCAGGTCGAGCGTTTCCTGGAGAAGCCCACCTGGGGTCAGGTCTTCTCGGACACGGTCAACACGGGCATCTACGTGATGGAGCCCGAGGTATTCGACTATGTCGAGGCCGATGTCTCGGTGGACTGGTCCGGTGATGTCTTCCCTCAGCTCATGAAGGAAGGCAAGCCGATCTACGGCTATGTCGCCGAGGGCTACTGGGAGGACGTGGGCACGCACGAGAGCTATGTGAAGGCCCAGGCCGATGTCCTTGAGCGCAAGGTCGACGTCGAGATCGACGGCTTCGAGATCTCGCCCGGTGTATGGGTCGCGGAAGGCGCCGAGGTGCATCCCGACGCAGTGCTGCGGGGGCCCGTGTACATCGGGGACTACGCAAAGATCGAGGCCGGAGCCGAGCTTCGTGAGCACACGGTCGTCGGTTCGAACGTCGTCGTCAAGACGGGTGCGTTCCTGCACCGGGCAGTGATTCACGACAACGTCTACATCGGTCAGCACTGCAATCTGCGCGGATGTGTGGTCGGCAAGAACACCGACATCATGCGGGCGGCCCGCATCGAGGACGGTGCGGTCATCGGGGACGAGTGCCTGGTCGGTGAGGAATCGATCATTCAGGGCAATGTCCGGGTCTACCCCTTCAAGACCATCGAGGCCGGCGCCTTTGTCAATACATCGGTGATCTGGGAGTCGCGCGGGCAGGCTCATCTCTTCGGCGCCCGCGGTGTCTCGGGAATCCTGAACGTGGAGATCACACCGGAACTCGCTGTGCGGCTGGCCGGTGCGTACGCCACCACCCTCAAGAAGGGTTCGACCGTCACCACCGCCCGCGACCACTCCCGTGGCGCCCGCGCGCTGAAGCGAGCGGTCATCTCGGCGTTGCAGGCCAGTGCCATCGACGTACGGGACCTGGAGAACGTGCCGCTGCCGGTCGCGCGTCAGCAGACCGCCCGGGGCAGCGCCGGTGGGATCATGATCCGTACCTCGCCCGGAGTGCCCGACTCGGTGGACATCATGTTCTTCGACGAGCGGGGAGCAGACCTGTCCCAGGCGCGCCAGCGCAAGCTGGACCGGGTCTACGCACGTCAGGAGTACCGGCGGGCCTTCCCGGGCGAGATCGGCGATCTGCACTTCCCGTCCAGCGTCTTCGACTCCTACACCGGATCGCTGCTGCGCAATGTGGACACCACCGGGATCGCCGCCGCAGGGCTCAAGGTTGTCGTGGACGCATCCAACGGCAGTGCCGGGCTCGTCCTGCCCAGTCTGCTCGGGCGGCTCGGCGTGGACGCGCTGACGATCAACCCCGGTCTCGACGAATCACGGCCCACCGAGTCCGCCGACACCCGGAGGTCCGGGCTGGTGCGGCTCGGGGAGATCGTCTCCTCGGCGCGGGCGGCGTTCGGCGTGCGTTTCGACCCGGTCGGCGAGCGGCTCTCCCTGGTCGACGAGCGCGGCCGGATCGTGGAGGACGACCGGGCACTGCTGGTGCTGCTCGACCTGGTGGCCGCCGAGCGGCGCAGCGGACGCGTGGCCCTGCCGGTGACGACGACGCGAGTCGCCGAACAGGTGGCGGCGTACCACGGCACACAGGTGGAGTGGACGACGACGTCGCCCGACGATCTGACGCGCGTGGGGCGGCAGGAAGGCACCATCTTCGGTGGAGACGGGCGCGGCGGCTTCATCGTTCCCGAATTCAGCAGCGTCTTCGACGGCTCGGCCGCCTTCGTACGGCTCATCGGGCTCGTCGCGAGGACGCAGCTCACGCTCAGCCAGATCGACGCCCGCATCCCCCGTGCGCATGTCCTGCGCCGCGATCTGGCCACGCCGTGGGCCGTCAAGGGGCTGGTCATGCGTCGTGTGGTGGAGGCCGCCGGCGACCGGGACGTCGACACCACCGACGGTGTGCGGGTCGTGGAGGCGGACGGTCGTTGGGTGATGGTGCTTCCGGACCCGGCCGAGGCCGTCACCCATTTGTGGGCGGAGGGCCCCGACGACGCATCGGCGCAGGCGCTGCTCGACGAATGGTCGACGGTCGTGGACAGCGCAGGTCACTGA
- a CDS encoding DUF881 domain-containing protein, translating into MSDEEFPRDTERTGEPPAGAPEELTGRRRLIAAVWPPRVTRAQLIVALLLFVLGLGLAIQVRSNSDNSALRGARQEDLVRILDELDDRTQRLEDEKQRLDDQRTELENSSDQAEEARKQTVEKERQLGILAGTVAAHGPGITLTINDPGGAVEPDMLLDALQELRAAGAEAIEVNGVRVVANTYFSGDGGDIKVDDRRISAPYVFKVIGKPQDLEPALNIPGGVVQTLEKEQATVHVAQADDIVVDALRPAKRPDYARSSSQ; encoded by the coding sequence ATGAGCGACGAAGAATTTCCCCGTGACACCGAGCGCACCGGCGAGCCGCCGGCGGGCGCCCCCGAGGAGCTCACCGGGCGCCGGCGGCTGATCGCCGCGGTGTGGCCGCCCCGGGTGACCCGGGCTCAACTCATCGTGGCGCTGCTGCTGTTCGTCCTCGGCCTGGGGCTGGCGATCCAGGTGCGGTCGAACAGCGACAACAGCGCACTGCGCGGCGCGCGCCAGGAGGACCTGGTTCGCATTCTCGATGAACTAGACGACCGTACGCAGCGTCTTGAAGACGAGAAGCAGCGTCTGGACGATCAGCGAACGGAGCTCGAGAACAGCTCGGACCAGGCCGAGGAAGCGCGTAAGCAGACAGTGGAAAAGGAGCGGCAACTCGGTATCCTCGCGGGCACCGTGGCGGCACACGGGCCCGGGATCACGCTGACGATCAACGACCCGGGCGGCGCGGTGGAGCCGGACATGCTGCTCGACGCACTCCAGGAGCTGCGTGCGGCCGGTGCCGAGGCGATCGAGGTCAACGGGGTGAGGGTGGTCGCCAATACGTACTTCTCCGGTGACGGCGGTGACATCAAGGTCGACGACCGGCGCATCTCCGCGCCGTACGTCTTCAAGGTCATCGGCAAGCCGCAGGACCTGGAGCCGGCGCTGAACATCCCCGGCGGCGTCGTGCAGACGCTGGAAAAGGAGCAGGCCACCGTGCATGTGGCACAGGCTGACGACATCGTCGTGGATGCCTTGCGACCGGCGAAGCGGCCTGACTACGCTCGGTCGTCCTCCCAGTGA
- a CDS encoding bifunctional nuclease family protein yields the protein MNELDVVGVRVEMPSNQPIVLLREVGGDRYLPIWIGPGEATAIAFAQQGMAPARPLTHDLFKDVLEALGQELTEVRITDLREGVFYAELVFAGGVEVSARPSDAIALALRTGTPIYGSDGVLDDAGIAIPDEQEDEVEKFREFLDQISPEDFGTNSQ from the coding sequence GTGAACGAGCTCGACGTTGTGGGTGTCCGGGTGGAAATGCCCTCCAACCAACCGATCGTGCTCCTGCGTGAAGTGGGAGGCGACCGGTACCTCCCCATTTGGATCGGTCCTGGTGAGGCGACCGCGATCGCCTTCGCCCAGCAGGGCATGGCTCCGGCCAGGCCGCTGACCCATGATCTCTTCAAGGATGTGCTCGAGGCCCTCGGCCAGGAGCTCACCGAGGTCCGCATCACGGACCTCCGGGAAGGGGTCTTCTACGCGGAGCTGGTCTTCGCCGGCGGGGTCGAGGTGAGCGCGCGTCCGTCCGACGCCATAGCGCTCGCGCTGCGCACCGGCACGCCGATCTACGGCAGTGACGGGGTGCTCGACGACGCGGGTATCGCCATCCCGGACGAGCAGGAGGACGAGGTCGAGAAGTTCCGGGAGTTCCTCGACCAGATCTCACCGGAGGACTTCGGTACCAACAGCCAGTGA
- a CDS encoding FHA domain-containing protein, with protein sequence MKLFGKLFGKSARDEAARHRAPRHGQAEEQGTERPLFRDEVTGAGGDISGGSGASSVDPAGAGRIGFGDPSTSSTGGGSASMPVCTRCGHRNAEASRFCSNCGAPLRGGAPSERPSETTSTISISGLEAYEAEATGQTSVPSLSPEAQAAVDALPLGSALLVVRRGPNSGSRFLLDSELTTAGRHPQSDIFLDDVTVSRRHVEFRRSPDGSFTVEDVGSLNGTYVNRERIDSVALSNGDEVQIGKYRLVFYASQRGI encoded by the coding sequence GTGAAGTTGTTTGGGAAGTTGTTCGGCAAGAGCGCACGCGATGAAGCTGCCCGCCATCGCGCACCGCGCCATGGCCAGGCCGAGGAGCAGGGCACGGAGCGCCCGCTCTTCCGCGACGAGGTGACGGGTGCGGGCGGTGACATTTCGGGTGGTTCCGGCGCGTCGTCTGTTGACCCTGCCGGTGCGGGCCGCATAGGTTTCGGGGATCCATCGACCTCAAGTACGGGTGGAGGGTCTGCGTCCATGCCGGTCTGTACGAGGTGCGGTCATCGCAACGCCGAGGCCAGTCGTTTCTGCTCCAACTGTGGTGCGCCGCTGAGGGGTGGTGCTCCGTCCGAGCGCCCCTCGGAGACGACCTCGACCATTTCCATCTCCGGTCTCGAGGCGTACGAGGCGGAGGCTACGGGCCAGACGTCCGTGCCGTCCCTCTCTCCCGAGGCACAGGCCGCCGTCGACGCCCTGCCGCTCGGCTCGGCGCTCCTGGTGGTGCGCCGCGGTCCGAACTCCGGCAGCCGCTTCCTGCTGGACAGCGAGCTGACCACGGCCGGCCGCCACCCGCAGAGCGACATCTTCCTCGACGACGTGACGGTCTCGCGCCGGCATGTGGAGTTCCGCCGGAGCCCCGACGGCAGCTTCACGGTCGAGGACGTCGGCAGTCTCAATGGCACGTACGTCAATCGTGAGCGCATCGACTCCGTCGCGCTGTCCAACGGCGACGAGGTGCAGATCGGGAAGTACCGGCTGGTCTTCTACGCAAGCCAGCGGGGCATCTGA
- a CDS encoding small basic family protein, giving the protein MIAVLGLVVGVVVGLLVRPEVPAVVEPYLPIAVVAALDAVFGGLRAMLDGIFVDKVFVVSFLSNVVVAALIVFLGDKLGVGAQLSTGVVVVLGIRIFSNAAAIRRHVFRA; this is encoded by the coding sequence GTGATCGCCGTACTGGGCCTCGTCGTGGGAGTCGTGGTCGGACTGTTGGTCCGGCCCGAGGTGCCGGCGGTGGTCGAGCCCTATCTTCCGATCGCTGTCGTGGCTGCGCTGGACGCGGTCTTCGGCGGTCTGCGGGCCATGCTCGACGGCATCTTCGTCGACAAGGTCTTCGTGGTGTCGTTCCTCTCGAACGTCGTCGTGGCCGCCCTGATCGTGTTCCTGGGCGACAAGCTGGGTGTGGGGGCCCAGCTCTCCACCGGTGTGGTGGTCGTGCTCGGCATCCGGATCTTCTCCAACGCCGCGGCGATCCGTCGCCACGTCTTCCGGGCCTGA
- a CDS encoding DUF881 domain-containing protein yields MSQQPPDRSTASPSARPDASMSLLTNVMDHSLDDGYAEATARRKADGSAGMPRTLKAKLALAAGLVLAALVVTLGAAEARVSAPVLAKEREELIDRIDAETSAADSLESQVDKLRGDVSERQRKALEKHGGDQGELVALLSGATAVQGPGVKLVVDDAKDTDQGGGGPRETSGFADTGRVRDRDLQRVVNGLWQSGAEAIAINGQRLTALSAIRAAGDAILVDNRPLVPPYTVLAVGDGKRLSTAFQDSADGQYLQALKDTFSIRTSISVQEQVRLPAAPSLIVRTAEPKAADTGSGAADTGKGTS; encoded by the coding sequence ATGTCGCAGCAGCCCCCCGATCGGAGTACGGCCTCACCCTCCGCGCGCCCCGACGCGTCCATGTCGCTGCTGACCAATGTGATGGACCACAGCCTGGACGACGGTTACGCCGAGGCCACCGCGCGCCGCAAGGCCGACGGGAGCGCGGGCATGCCCCGCACGCTGAAGGCGAAGCTGGCCCTTGCGGCGGGTCTTGTGCTGGCTGCTCTGGTGGTCACGCTCGGCGCCGCGGAGGCACGCGTCTCGGCGCCCGTCCTTGCCAAGGAGCGCGAGGAGCTCATCGACCGTATCGATGCGGAGACATCGGCGGCCGACAGTCTCGAGTCCCAGGTGGACAAGTTGCGTGGCGACGTGAGCGAGCGTCAACGTAAAGCGTTGGAAAAGCATGGAGGGGACCAGGGCGAGCTGGTGGCGCTGCTCTCCGGGGCGACCGCGGTGCAGGGGCCCGGTGTGAAGCTCGTCGTCGACGACGCGAAGGACACCGATCAGGGCGGTGGCGGACCGCGCGAGACCAGCGGATTCGCCGATACGGGGCGGGTGCGCGACCGGGACCTGCAGCGGGTCGTCAACGGCCTGTGGCAGTCCGGGGCGGAAGCGATCGCCATCAACGGCCAGCGGCTGACAGCCCTGTCGGCCATCCGTGCCGCGGGCGACGCCATACTGGTCGACAACAGACCGCTCGTGCCGCCGTACACGGTGCTTGCGGTGGGGGACGGGAAGCGGCTCAGTACCGCGTTCCAGGACAGTGCCGACGGCCAGTATCTGCAGGCGCTGAAGGACACGTTCTCCATCAGGACCAGCATCTCCGTCCAGGAGCAGGTGCGCCTCCCGGCCGCTCCGAGCCTGATCGTACGAACAGCAGAGCCGAAGGCCGCAGACACCGGCAGTGGTGCGGCAGACACAGGGAAGGGCACATCGTGA
- the ftsR gene encoding transcriptional regulator FtsR, with translation MLRTPTGGAGHGTATADDRAMSIGAVLLQLRDEFPEVTISKIRFLEAEGLVEPQRTPSGYRKFRPDDVERLAQVLRMQRDHYLPLKVIREHLDALARGEQASLPSAGGQRDLTDGSWDAESGRATAARIGRAELLAAAEVTESELEEWESYGLVAPTAEGGYDAETVTVAKLVADLGRFGLEPRHLRAMRGAAEREAGLIEQVVAPLRRHRNPQTRAHAEATAKELAELSVRLHSAFVQTALGIRLH, from the coding sequence ATGCTGAGAACACCGACGGGCGGTGCCGGTCACGGCACCGCCACCGCCGACGACCGTGCGATGAGTATCGGCGCGGTGCTCCTGCAACTGCGGGACGAATTTCCCGAAGTCACCATCTCCAAGATTCGCTTTCTGGAGGCCGAGGGGCTCGTCGAGCCGCAGCGGACGCCTTCCGGATACCGGAAGTTCCGGCCCGACGACGTCGAGCGGCTGGCACAGGTGCTGCGGATGCAGCGGGACCACTACCTCCCACTGAAGGTCATCCGGGAGCACCTGGACGCCCTCGCCCGCGGTGAGCAGGCCTCCCTGCCGTCCGCGGGCGGGCAGCGGGACCTGACCGACGGTTCCTGGGACGCCGAGTCCGGGCGGGCGACCGCGGCGCGGATCGGGCGCGCGGAGCTGCTGGCCGCCGCCGAGGTCACCGAGAGCGAGCTGGAGGAGTGGGAGTCCTACGGCCTTGTCGCTCCGACGGCGGAAGGCGGCTACGACGCCGAGACGGTGACCGTGGCCAAACTTGTGGCGGATCTGGGTCGATTCGGTCTCGAACCGCGTCATCTGCGGGCCATGCGAGGGGCTGCGGAGCGTGAGGCCGGGCTGATCGAGCAGGTGGTCGCTCCCCTGCGCCGGCACCGGAATCCGCAGACCAGAGCGCATGCGGAGGCCACGGCGAAGGAGCTCGCGGAACTGTCCGTACGGCTCCATTCGGCCTTCGTGCAGACCGCTCTGGGGATCCGGCTCCACTGA